The genomic DNA TGGAGATCGTGAATTTTACTTGAGTTGTATACATGCAGGCTACAAGCTGCAAGATTAAACGTTGAATATAGAtaagtaaacttttcattgCTAAATTTATACTCTATttaattcagaaagaaaaatcgatctctctgtttctcttttcttattgAATCAAATTCACCACGCATTAGTGTGGAAAGTGCATGCATGAAAGAGTGCGTAATCAACTGTTACTTGCGTCAACGCAACAGATAATGCTTTCTATGTGCCGCGTTTCGAGTGAAAGTGTTAACGTAATCAACAGTGACTTAAGTCAGCATAGCAGAGAATGCTTTCGATGTGCCGCGTTTCGAGCGAAAGCCCGTTTTAACGTATTTTGCTAGAATAAGTTGCCTATTATCAATTTTCGGGAAACTTAAAACGCAATTTTCAAGATCAGTATTTCCGATCGCGGCTCTCGTGCGTGACTTCCAGTAGTGCTCTTCAAGCAGTCAAGTGTTACAAGGACAACAATTCATGCCAAGAATTCATGACCAGCTCAGTTCATCTTCTTTTGCGTGGTACAACGTTTgtaacttttcatttaaaatattattttataaagaataagaaagatggttcTCGCCTCGTCTAGGCAATTGTCATATGTGACTAGGTCATTTGTTGTGGTGCTGAAAACTTTAGGTCAACGGGGTCTGTTTACATGAACTTTGATTAAGAGATGATGATAAACAACTGGTAGCATGGCCAATTTCTTTCATTCCATTACAAGGAGTCACATAATCAAATTTCACTCGGATGCTGAGATAAATGGGTTATTCATAATTTAGGgttgaaaaaaacttgttctCTTGGTGATGTGTTATATTTGATAAGTAAACAGGACTTAAGGCTCATTAATTACATGCACATCTGAAGTGTTAGTCTTGGGGGAGTGAGTGTCAAAGTTGTTGGTTTACACAAACAGTAGCCTCCATGTGgcccaaaaaataaatacagttGAATCCCGATAATTTGAACCTTGTAGGGGAAGTTGAAAACAGTTGGAGTTATAAGGAATAGAAAACAAAGGATCAGAAATAAGGGTAAAATGGGATTAAGTGTTTCTTTCTTAATGCGTGCAATACACATGTTAATGACATTTAGTCAGAAAGAAGTTGTGTAAAAATGTAACACCAAATTAATGCATGGATCACAACCTAACATTAATGTTTAGTGTTGGCACAAATTGTAAAATTAGTCAGCAATACTAAGCACAACAAGTGTCAAATAAGTCATTTACTAACCAActtctttattttatatttgatttCACTGTTGGTGCCTGCCCTGGTGAAAATCTTCGAAGGGTCTTTAAGGATCCTACAAGATCTCAATTAGGACCTTAGAGGATCCTCTAGAGGATGTTCATGAGGATctttgaaaaatctttgaagatcttcaaggatccttcattttcttgccaagatctacaaggatcttcaaagttcttGTCAAGATCATTAAGGATCTTCcattttcctgtcaagatccttgaagatctgGTGcagatcttcaaagatcttgacaagaactttgaagatcattgaaaattctttgagaagcttccaaattcttgttaagatctttgaggatgtttcattttcttgccaagatcctcAAGATCTTTCACTCTCCTGATAATGTTGTAATACCTATTATGATATCTTTAAGGCTGAGAGCcataacttgttttgtgattgtgaaataatttttgaaatgtttccaaaatATATTGGAGTaagggcaaaagaaaaagagatggTGTATAGTTTCTGATTTTTGATTGATGCACACTTGGTGTAAACAACACTGGTGACAATAGATTTAtagccaaaagaaaaaaccttaaattaacttttaaaaaaaattgaaccaaacattaggaaatgaagacaaaacttttttcttgcTAAATGAAAATTGCTCATCCTATTTTAGTAGGACTATTCATGctggaagaaaaaatttccGTTTGGATTTTAGGTTGGTATTAAGATTTCCATTTGCAAAAAATCTAACCACAGTGCAGCTCAGAGATAAGAGGATCAAAATATATGCATTAAACTCATCAAGAACTAGATTACAACCAGACTCATGAAGGAGTATCTCAATGATTATATTTCTGAACAATATCAACCTATATACCAAAAGAAAGCTTAGCAATCACAGGTAACTATTATGTTGccctaaactaatttgttatATGACACAAGATCAATTTGTAAACCACATGGTGTGAAATACCTAAGTAtacttgagaaaagataactgcaccaagattgcatgaaatcaagtgattttagtgtcaaaacaaagtactaTATAAGGTCTTGGATGAGGTGAGGAATTTTGGGGGTCATTTATATTATGGGCACAGTACCCATTCAAAATTCACCAAGATTTTTaggtgagttattccacaatAACTTGCTTAAAATTCGACCCATAGAGAAACTGTCTGCTAATCCAACTCAACTCAGTGAGAGGATACAACCCTGAAAATTTCAGATTAATTGAACTTATACAtcttgaggtaaaaaaaaatgagtgtttTTGGGGATTCACATAAAAACTCGTAAGAGAGCTTTTTAGTTTAGTTACACAGAATCAAGTACATTTCACACCTTTACAAACATGTGCTTCAGAGAGCATTGAGGAGAAGCTCTCTAGATCCATAAGCCCATATCCTTATCCTTGTCcttattgcaaaataattttctgtgaaAATTCCTTGCTGTGCCTAAATCATAAAACAGACAGCCCTCAATTTACAAAAAATCATAATTAAACCACAACAAGTCACATAGGGGATAAAACATGATACATAATAATAATCACAATCTTGCAAGATCCTCAACAATTTAGTCTTTACAAGAAAAATCTTAAAGGAACAGTTAAGAAGATCTCTTGTGAATTCTTGTGATAAATtatgtttgaaagaaattctCATCAAATCTTTGAAGATTCCATCAACTGCTTTAAATAATCCCTTGACAAATAACTTATTTCAAACCAGACTTAACAAACTAGTTTCTTTGATCTTTGCCCATAGGATCTTGCACTGGATTCTTGCAAGATATCTAAAGATTCCTTTGAATATAATAATCAAATCCTTTAGAATGCTGCAGAGGTATCTATAAAATCTTAAATGCATGATTTCCAGATGTTTGAGGGCCCCTTATGAAATTACTTGAGGACATTGAAGGAACCTAATTCATAATGAAGAGATGTGGTAGAGATCTTGAGAAGGATACCCTTGGGATCCTCATCAAATTCCAAAgggatccttgcaaagatctCTACAAgattatgaaataaatcttttaaAGATCTTTGGAAGatcttttttaattccttgaggatcttgaaggattgTGGAATAGATcttacaaagatcttgactaggatccttgtaagattcTGATTGAATTCTGAAGGATCTTAGTGAAGATCTTAACAGGACCCTTGAAAGGTATCCTTTGAAGGACTCtttgaaggtctttaaaagatcctctttaaatccttgaggatctgGAAGGATCTttgaaaagatcttgcaaagatcttgactaggatcgTTGTAAGATTCCAATaaaatccttaaggatccttgcaaagatctcaataggatccttgaaaggatctttagAAGGTTTTtgaaagatcctcattaaatccttgaggatcttgaaaagatcctgcaaaTATCTTGACCATAAGGATCCTAGTAAGAtcctgattaaatccttaaaGATCATTACAAAGATCTTgacaggatccttgaaaggatcttttgaaGGTCTTTGAAAGATCCATATTAAATCCTTGGGAATCTTGAAAGATCCATGGAAAGAACCTTGCAAGGATCCTTATGAGGatctttgtaatatcctttgaggatctttaCCAAATTCTTGAGGGTCTTAACAAACTATTTTGCTTGTAAAGATATTTGAAGATCTTTAACAGATGCTTTAGAGATCCATTAAAGATCCTTGTGTTCAAGGACAatcctcaaagatcctgtgaggtttttcaccagggGGTAGCTGAGCTATGAATGAATTTGAGAGGCTTTCAAGTTTATTAGGTTtgcaggaaaatctttgtacaaTAATCACCTCCTGCAAATAGCGAGCTAATCTAGGCAGGCGGTGTTAAGGACATACAACACGAATCACAAAAACACGAATTATGCAAATTACAcgattttgcatacattatttgacaaaagagggaaaaggtgattaaaaagtaaattaatatattatgtttgaattataattaagatgccttttttacttcagaaataaGAGTGCTAGTGTCAGCATAACTATCCAGACTTCCTAGAGTTGCAAATAGTAaagcttgaattttctttttgaatatgtgcttcggcAGACTTCGATAGCTTTCAGGAATactgttccaaattttagccccaacaatagaaaaagagtttttatgatgattaagcCTAGAATAGTTAATATAGTAGTTACCAGAAGATGCTGATTGGGTATTATACTGATGTATGTcttgtgtagaaataaaaagattgcagATATTTTTAGGTGCAGAGTTAGTGGTTATATCAGGCTTTATACCAGGTTATACCAGGCTTTACTTTATAAGACCACAAAAAAGCAGCCTTAGAGTAAAAGAATTTTGTGTTGGTGCAAACTATGAATGTTTGTTGTATGGAGTCTAGGTAGAGGCAGAAAGTGCATTCTTAGTTAATCAAAGTCTTTATGCTTAGTTTTTGGCCTTTCTGATCCTGTATGAAAGCTTGAAAGGGAGCTGTCTTAGTTCATTGTCTCTTGTTGATTCATATATGTATACCTGGtaaaagagaatgaatttttccAATATTAAAAATAGATCAGAAAGGTATTTTGCCCCTATTTGTTACCAGCTGGTTCAGTGGTGTTAGTATCATTAATGATTTTAGAACAATGCTTACAGTGCATGCTGGTCAAATCCATTAGGGTACCAGGGGCCTCTTACTCAAAGATTTCATTAATTTAATGGGTTTGGAAAGCTGTTATGTTTCCTTTCAGAATGggggtttcaaaagttttgaaaattctacAATAAAACTATCAGCTATAGAAACAAAATATATTGGTTAGAGTGCTAGAAAGTGCCGCTCTAatcttcaaattttaatttcaaacatgTCTACAGGCCTGTTAAGTTACCAAGACTTTTGAGAAACAGGTTCCAGGAACCTTGGTTGTATTCAGTAGCTCAGGTTCAGGAGTATCAGTCATCTGggctttctctttttaaatcCAGTGGAATTACTGCTATCAATTGAAAATACATACTgaagaagtttgttttgattttttgatgaaagcaatttttccaaaataacaTATTTTCAATAGTTTTCAAGTACAGCAGTAAGGCAGGGATTTCAACCCATAGCCATAGTGATGCCCATACTAAGTGAGCATTACTACCAACCAAACTATGAATTGCACGCAAAGTTTTGGTGTGAATGCACCCTCCAAGGTTTGGAGTAACCTTAACCCtcaacaccctaacatcagcatcaatattctccacactcttctctgttcatttcctttggtactgataaggagaatttgtttaacaatcaaaacctCTCAAGTCagcaatcatttttttcttttctcgtgatcttatgaatgattcagcagtgttaatgtaaagagaaatcagatgctgatcactcttagggttttaccctttaactcccatgagtaaccaagataGAATTTATCCTCGCAATATTGTCacaatatcaggcagacaagtgatgagaattaagaaaagtATCCATTAGGGGATcactaattgatccaatacctaattctcaaaactaacatcatatgaattgtatggcaggcagTAAGGGAGAATACGTAATGGCATGTGagagtgaaaggtttaaaaccctttaactcccaagatctcattagtaattctccttactgtctgccatatagttcttgtgatgttagttttgagaatatggtaatggatcaactaatcatcccctagttaagatttttttttattctcatcacttgtctgcttgatattgtatcaatattgtaaggagaagttctgtcttggtcactcatgggagttaaagggttaagttggcAAATCCAAGCTCCTATGAGATGGCTGTCTCTTTGTCACCCAATGCCACATGAAATAGTTtccttaaaaatgaaatgtagaTAATCATAAATATAAGTAATATGAGCTATGATGTCAGTTTATATGATTATCAAGttgggaaaaaatatttagatgtGTTTGAGTGAGGATTTGTTTTCTCAAATTATAGGTAGAAAACTTACACAGGAGAAACTGGCAAAATaatacaatttgaaaatattcatACTCTATTGATGGGATGTGATGTGTGAGTGTCAGTCAAGGGCATACCTGGTCAAGCAAAAAGGCTGTTTATGTTAATATGTCTCTGTCTTCAGCAACACTTTGTAAGTGCAGGAAGTTTGTTGTAAATTGAAAGATTTTGGCTGAAGCAGACACATCTTCAAATCCCCCACAATTTTCATTGTGTTGcagtgttttgaaaggttttttaCCTGAGTGAAATAGATAGTTATGTCGACTATAAGGTAGTGTTGATATTATAGGTTATCCAATATgacagcctttttttttaattttccacttttttccACTATAATTTTAGGCttgtttttttagcttttgaaCTCAATAGAAAAGTGCAGAAAGATTTTGGccaaaaaaagtaagaaaagacTACTTAGGTAAGAAAGATTTTTAAGTAAGAAAGATTTTGGCCAAAGGAGACACATCTTCAAACCCCCCACAATTTTCGTTGTGTTGCagtgttttgaaaagtttttttaccTGAAATAGATAGTTATGTCGACTACAGGGGGGTGTTGATATTATAGGTCATCCAATATgacagacttttttttttaatcttccaCTTTTTGTCACCTTAATTTTAGGCttgtttttttagcttttgaaCTCAATAgaaaattacagaagaaaaGACTCAGAAAATAAATAATAGGTTTGCTGTACTTCCCTTTTcaacttgaaagttttcataCATTCGTAGCTCATATGAACCCTTAAACCACATCTCACATGTCATTTGATATCTCCTATTATCAACCAGCTATATTTACAGCAAGTTCAAAGCAAATATCTCTCCAATATAAACAAACAGCTACTGAGGAAGACAGTTTCccacatcaaatatttttgtttaaactaATAAAAACCCAAGAGGATTTTAGCCCTAGAGGGTTTTGCCCCCCCTTTTTTTGAGAGCTTTTGTGGCAAGTTTTTTGTTAAGCATGTGAGACAAATCATCTGCGGCACTACCTTCTAGCATCATTAGACAACCCCctagttcttttcaatgctataCAAATCGTGCCACAGTAGCCAGTCATGCAGTGTTAAACTGCTTTTTCGTACTTTTTCACCATTGTCTTTTACCTTTTAACCAGATTCTTCGATTAAAGTTTATTGGGAATCTCTTTTGTAGTATCTATTAGAAATTTCTGTTGTCTACTTTTTGTACTTTGGATTGCTTCACTTGATGGTGACAGGCGGAACAAATTGTTTGCACAGTGACAACTATGGGTTAAGGATAAGAATCATAGGGACAACCTGTAGATTGAATGAACTGGTTGTGTGAAGCTATGTAAAGGGACTTGTTGGAAATGCACTTCTCTTTGTATGTCCTGACTCGTGTaaaggtttttctttcaggGCATTGGCCAGGAATTGCACTGTCAGTAAATCTCTTTGTTAGTGCAATTGTTCTAATAAAACTTCCTTTCCTGGAAGAGTATTCCttttgaaacatattttacCCAACTCACCAtccaatttctttgtttattcaaatttaatACATTGCTTCTGAAACCCGTCCAGTTTGCCCGTCTGGTTgaataaatcttttctttttcacctctAGTATTTTAGAGCACTTTTCTCGTCAAGGAATGTCTCCTAGTTTATGCTTCGATGGCCAAAAGAAAAACGTCCATGACTAACCAGGCgcacaaaaagaggaaaatcaaATCGCTTTCTAAAGAAACTCCAAAACCTGAAAGCAACTCTTGTCTGGAAAAGGCATTTaaatgcaaaacttgtgacaagtgtTTTACACTAAGGGAAAATCTTCAAATTCGTGcaagatcccacactggagaaaAGCCATATCATTGCAACACCTGTGACAAatgttttacaaagaaaagaaatctacaaagacatgaaagatcccacactggagagaagccataccagtgtaaaacttgtgacaagtattttacagaaaaaggaaatttaaaggCACATGAGAGGTCTCACAcaggagagaagccataccagtgtaaaacatgtgacaagtggtttaccCACAAAGGGAATCTAAATGTTCATCAGAGATCTCACACCGGAGAGAAACCATACCAGTGTAAAACATGTGACAAGAGGTTTACTCACATAGGAAATCTACATGTTCATGAGAGATTCCACACTGGAaagaagccataccagtgtaaaacgtgtgacaagtggtttaagCAAAAGGGACATCTACAGGTACACGAAAGATCTCACGttggagagaagccataccagtgcaaaacttgtgacaagtgcTTTACTCGCAAAGAGAATCTACTTATtcatgaaagatcccacactggagagaaacCATACCAGTGCAAATTTTGCGAAATGTGTTTTACTTCAAGTAGAGGTCTACgagtacatgaaagatcccacactggagagaagccatatcGGTGTAAAACTTGTAACAAGTGTTTTACTCAAAAAAATAATCTAGATGTTCATGAGAGATGTCACACTGGAAAGAAGCCATTCCAATGCAAAACATGTGACAAGTGTTTTACTCTGAAAGGGAATCTAGATGTTCATGAGAGATCTCACAcaggagagaagccataccagtgtaaaACTTGCGACAAGTGGTTTACTCTTAAAGGGAATCTAGATGTTCATGAGAGATctcacactggagagaagccataccagtgcaaaacttgtgacaaatgGTTTAATCGAAAAGGAACTTTACAAAGACATGAAAGGTCacacactggagagaagccataccagtgcaaaacatgtGATATGTGTTTT from Pocillopora verrucosa isolate sample1 chromosome 10, ASM3666991v2, whole genome shotgun sequence includes the following:
- the LOC136283822 gene encoding zinc finger protein 709-like, translated to MAKRKTSMTNQAHKKRKIKSLSKETPKPESNSCLEKAFKCKTCDKCFTLRENLQIRARSHTGEKPYHCNTCDKCFTKKRNLQRHERSHTGEKPYQCKTCDKYFTEKGNLKAHERSHTGEKPYQCKTCDKWFTHKGNLNVHQRSHTGEKPYQCKTCDKRFTHIGNLHVHERFHTGKKPYQCKTCDKWFKQKGHLQVHERSHVGEKPYQCKTCDKCFTRKENLLIHERSHTGEKPYQCKFCEMCFTSSRGLRVHERSHTGEKPYRCKTCNKCFTQKNNLDVHERCHTGKKPFQCKTCDKCFTLKGNLDVHERSHTGEKPYQCKTCDKWFTLKGNLDVHERSHTGEKPYQCKTCDKWFNRKGTLQRHERSHTGEKPYQCKTCDMCFTQKGHLRVHERSHTGEKPFQCKTCDKCFTAKRSLQIHERTHTKEKPYQCKSCDVCLTQKGTVRVHERNHTKEKPYQCETCDMWFTLKRDLQVHKKSHIIEKPYQCKACDKCFTKKGTLQRHEKLHSAQQPYSSDYDETFTCWICQEELSSASQLLSHYEEHMQLP